One Spinacia oleracea cultivar Varoflay chromosome 4, BTI_SOV_V1, whole genome shotgun sequence DNA segment encodes these proteins:
- the LOC110801856 gene encoding uncharacterized protein, with protein MASLALHLKPSQTLLRSNLTFSLLFSSSSSSSSDNNNNNSNNNNNGGDKTQPFSSYFADIKSKLKQHESPGLRQSNTGYFNPQSSSFPKKASIDEINRNLSDFRSRSTVPPKNLTRNVGNPNDNTEKKKLSIAAIRESLLKLKGGAGQGGGNTSANMSLNNYKNIFKNQPANLGSGYGGRGGGGGGRKVIGGSVENLPLSVFGREMKEKEMKKGEANVDDKSSEIQLYRIYSHEELGRKLRELRPEVTGKKTGGKEENWFSIMELNERLKKLKVNEDKSKLEGDAVFVELRKAIDSIKEKPKSLSFHGVGMFADPSSFMTSPPKEHLVEKYFHPDNMSAEEKLKIELKKMRDEFKMHESDCGSTRVQIAQLTTEILHLSSVLHKKDKHSRRGLLAKVQQRKKLLKYLRRTDWESYCFVLSKLGLRDNPDYKN; from the exons ATGGCGTCTTTAGCTCTTCACCTTAAACCCTCTCAAACTCTTCTCAGATCCaacctcactttctctctcctcttctcttcatcttcttcatcttcgtccgacaacaacaacaacaacagcaacaacaataacaatggCGGCGACAAGACTCAGCCTTTCTCCTCGTACTTCGCCGACATTAAGTCGAAGCTGAAGCAACACGAATCGCCAGGTTTGCGACAGTCGAACACTGGTTACTTCAATCCTCAAAGTTCGTCGTTTCCGAAAAAGGCGTCAATTGATGAAATCAATAGGAATTTGTCGGATTTTCGCAGCCGATCGACGGTTCCACCAAAGAATCTGACCAGAAATGTCGGAAACCCTAATGATAACACCGAGAAGAAAAAGTTGTCGATTGCTGCGATTAGAGAGAGTTTACTCAAATTGAAAGGGGGAGCAGGTCAGGGTGGTGGGAATACGAGTGCCAATATGTCGTTGAATAACTATAAGAACATCTTTAAAAATCAGCCGGCAAATTTAGGAAGTGGTTATGGTGGACGcggcggcggcggtggtggcAGGAAGGTGATTGGGGGATCGGTGGAGAACTTGCCGTTGTCAGTGTTTGGAAGGGAGATGAAAGAGAAGGAGATGAAGAAAGGGGAAGCAAATGTCGACGACAAGTCTTCGGAAATCCAGTTGTATAGGATATACTCTCATGAGGAGCTGGGGAGGAAGCTGAGGGAGCTGAGGCCTGAGGTGACGGGGAAGAAGACGGGtggaaaggaagagaattgGTTTTCGATAATGGAGTTAAATGAAAGGTTGAAGAAGCTTAAGGTGAACGAGGATAAATCAAAACTAGAAGGCGATGCTGTATTTGTGGAGTTGAGGAAGGCCATTGATTCGATCAAGGAGAAACCCAAGAGCCTTTCCT TCCACGGTGTTGGTATGTTCGCTGATCCATCTAGTTTTATGACTTCTCCTCCAAAAGAGCATTTAGTTGAAAAG TATTTCCATCCAGATAACATGTCTGCTGAGGAGAAACTGAAGATTGAGTTGAAAAAAATGCGGGATGAGTTTAAAATGCACGAGTCAGATTGTGGATCAACACGTGTTCAAA TTGCACAACTTACAACAGAAATACTTCACCTATCTTCAGTCTTGCACAAGAAG GATAAGCACTCTCGTCGAGGACTGCTAGCGAAGGTGCAGCAAAGGAAGAAGCTGTTGAAATATCTTAGAAGAACTGACTGGGAGTCCTATTGCTTTGTTCTTTCAAAACTTGGCCTCCGTGACAATCCTGATTACAAGAATTAA